AAGGAAACCATTGGCTTGCGCCGATCTTATGGCCTTCTCGTATAAAGTGTCCGCCTCGATCTGACGACCTTCAATCCGAGCGATCTCGGCCTCAACCAGCGCAGCCCGGCACATGAGGTTTTTCGGCGATTTTTTTGCGAATGCTTCCAGTCTGTTTGCGTGCTCCCGCACACGATCCCTGTGATCTACAAAACGAGGAGCTTCCTTGCTGGCGTCGGCGAGGAATGCTGCATAGGCAATGGCAGAGTAAAAGTGAAACTCGGCGCCCTCTATGTTAGGCCAAGGGGAGACGAGTATCGTCTCGCACTTGCGCGCCGCCTCGATTGCCAATTCGTACTCGCCCAGAAAGACGTGGCCCTGTAGGCGTCTACTCCAGTAGATGTCCTGAACCGTACTTGGGTGGTCTCCTCGGATCAAAGATTGCTCGACCTCCTCAACGTCGACGCCCATCTCTTCAAGGCCGTCGAGGTAGCCCCCGAACCTCATCATCGAGCCAACTAGCCTAAGCTGCCCTACGACGAACGCGAGCGCGATCTTGAAGTCGAAAGCGATGGAATTCAGTGAATCGGTTGCCATCTTGTAGACGGCGGGAAGACTCTCTCCGGAAGAGATCGCGTTTCCGATGAGATTGCTTCGGCAATAGGCTTCGTAAAGCAGGTCGCCGTTCCGTCGTGCGGTTTCGAGTGCTGCTTCTATATAGGACCTACCAACCGAGAGGTGCTCTGACCACGAGCTAATACCGGTTCCATAGTTGAAATACACTCGGGCCTTGAAGGTCGACAAACCTTTGCCGACGAGCGCAAGCGAAAGCTCTCCAAAACGGCGGCCCGCGACAACGTCGCCGAATTCGGTGATAAGCTGTCGACCAAATAGCACGTAGCCCAGGACCGAGGCCGCATTGTTGCCGTGCTCGATGCTGAACTGAACGATCAGGATTATGAGCAATTGATGGAGAGTGGGGTTTTCGTATAAGGCCGAGAGGATCATCCTGTTCAAGACAGCCAAAGTCGCGTCGGCGTCCGCCGAGCTCGTCATCGGCAAATCGACCAAGTCCTCCACCATCCTACCTTCCAAGAGCTTCCAAACCCGGCTGTAGGCAGTGGCGACATCATCGCGTGAAGGGGGAAGGCATACGTCGAGTCCTGCTTCGGCGAGAAATTCGATGCCCAGTTTAACGGCTCGGTCTGGAAGCGCCATAAAAACGTAGAGGTCGATCCGCTGACAGGCGACGGCCGCGCGGGAAGTAATGTCGGGGGCGCGTCGGTGTAGGTCGAGAAGACGCCTCTCAGCGTCCGACGTGTGGCCACATACGAATTCACTCTGTGCAAGAGCCAGATCGCACTCGAACAACATTTGAGGCTCGGCGAACCCGGAACCGGACGCCAATAGCTCCCCTGCTCGTCGGAGGTATGTTAGTGCGTCCTCATACGCACCCGCGGCTTTCGACGCCATCCCAGCTTCGAAGTTCAGGCGTCCGATATGAAGGTGATCAGCGGGAGTCTCGATCGTCCTGAACCCGCGATTGAACTGATCGACAATCTGGAAGATTCCGACGTCGAAATCCTGAAGGGTTCGAGCGCGCTCAAGAATACGTCCTATCCGCTCGTGTCGTCGGGCCTTCTCCTCCGGCGGAAGCATGGAATAGGCCGCATCTCGCACCTTGTCGTGTACGAACGCGTAGTCATCGTCGAAGCAGGCTATGAACCCCGATTTAGCACACCGATTGAGCAGTCCCTGCATTTCCTCGACGGCCATTTCGGTCGCTTCGGCGAGCAGTCGGCTGCTGCTCGCCATAGAAAAGCAAGCGAGCCAGCGAAGGACATCCAGGACCGGACGAGGGAGCTTGGCAAGATCAGCGACCATCATGTCAACCACGTTGTCGCTATGCTCTCTCGCGTTGACGCCGCCCTCGTCCCAGGTCCAACGCCCAAGTGCCCCGTCGGCTCTTAAGACTCCCTCATTTTCGAGGGAGTAAAGCAATCTCGTCGCGAACAGCGCATTCCCGCCCGTCTTCGCATGGATGGTTTTCGCCAATTGTTGCGCTTTGCTCGGCGAGCACTTCATGGCGTCGCTGATCATTTCACCGAGGTCTTCGCGGGTGAGCGCCGGAATCTCTATCTCGGTTACATCGACCCCCTCCCCGCGTAAAGTAGTTGGTAGGCGCATCAACCGATGATCGTCAGCAAGGTCGCGGCTTCTACATGTTCCCACGACAAGGACGTGCCCGCCGGCCCTTTCTGTTAGGAGAAGTTGCTCGACTAGATCCAAACTGGCCCTGTCGGCCCATTGCAGATCGTCCAGGACTAGAACGAGCGGGCGCTTGGGAAGCGCAAATAGCTGAATAAAATCGCGCAATGCAGCCTGGATGCGTCTTCTCGATTCCCTGACTGGCAGCTCCACGTCGGCCGAAGTAGAGCCCAGTGCTATCTCCAGGTCAGGAACAACATGTGTCAAAAGCGCAGCGTTGGCGCCTAAGGCATGCCTAAACCTCTTGGCCCATTCCTCCGACTCCGATGCACCCGTACTCAGAACCATTCGGGTCAGAGATTGAAGTGCAGGGACCATGCAAGCGAGCGGACTGTCGCGAAGGTGAGGCTCGTACTTAGCCGTTGCGATCAGAATTTCTTGTACGTCCAGGCCCGACAAATGCTCCCGGACGAGGTGCGTCTTACCCGTTCCAGGTTCACCGCCGATTAGCACCAGGCGCGATGAACCGTTTTGGAGGAAACCTCGCAGCGCAGCTTGAAAAGCGTCGACTTCGCGACGTCGTCCGTAGAATTTCGTAGGGATGGTGAGGCGTGCGGAAAGATCATGCTCCGCTAGAGGGAAAGGCGATATCTTGCCTCGAGTTTCCCATTGAGCCAGGCATCTTCTGAGATCATTTTCGACCCCAGAGGCCGTCTGATACCGATCATACGGCGATTTTGCGAGAAGCTTCATGATAACTGACGCAACAACATCCGGGATTTCCGGGCGCAGGGTAGATGGCGATGCAGGCGCGCGTGCTATGTGGCAATGCAGAAGTTCAAGAGGATCGTCTGTGTTGAAGGGGAGCGAGCCTGCCAGAATCTGGTAGAGCGTGACTCCGAGCGAATAGAGATCGCTTCGGGCATCGACCGGCCAATTCACCCGCCCCGTATGCTCGGGCGACATGTAGGCTAGAGTACCAGATGACTGAGACCCGGTTGGGCTTATATTCTGACTGGGGAGCTCCGTCGAGGAACCGAAGCCGGACAGACGAACGCTCCCATCTTCGCAAACGAAGACATTCTGTGGTTTAATGTCCTTATGTATGAGCCCTCGTTCGTGAACTAGGGACAGGATGGCCGCCAGGTTCGCCGCAATCTCCAGGAATTCACGGACCCGGAGCAACCGACCGGGTCGTTGGCTCACGAGCAAGTCAAGAGGCATCCCACCGGGATCTTCAAGAATTAAAACTTCTTGGCCTTGATAGTGGACAAATTCCAAGGGGCGAACCGCCCAATGTTCGAGAAGTCTGTCGGCCATCGAGTGCTCGCGGCGGAGCGCGTGTTCCGCGTCCCGCCCCCCTGGCGCCGAAACGGCGAGCACCCTTCTTCGAGAACGTCGCTCGATACCGCGATAAAGAACGTGCTGCTCGCTCTCCCTAACCGGACGCAGTTCGTAGCCTGAGACCGACTCGCCTGCGCCTTCAACCATCACCAGCGGCTCTCATATTGCCCTCGATCTATTCTTCCACCTTTCGTCATCTGCTTCCGGGACAATAATCGTGAGCGGGATTTCGGTCGAGGCCTGCCTGCCTATCTCATGCTTGAATCGAAGCGCGCCGCAACTCCCGCGGCTTTCGGCACTGCTTCGCCCAGTGAACAACATTGCCGCTACTTAGGCAGTTGTGCACTTGTACTTAAGTATCGATTTAAGTGGACGCACAGCATGATCACTGCTCCGCCACGCGGAATTCAGACAATCAACAGGCGGCATCATGGTGATGGGCTAAACAAGACCGCGGACTTTGCCATCAGAACCTTTATTATTTCTCGGCACTCCGGTTCTTGCTGATTTGGCATCGGGATTAGCTAAGGGCTGATCGGTAGTCACGCCGCGTTAAGGCGTGGCCACTTGTCAGCAGCTTTACCAGGTGTTGCGCGCCGGCTGTCGAGGATGCTGGGTTTTGTCCCGTGATAAGGCGACCGTGGCGAGTGACCTAAACCGACCTAAAGTTAAGCACCTTACCCGGCGACCAAGAAATCCCAGTTGACGACCACCGTTTCCTGCACCCAGAGCCGCCTCGTGCAGCTCTTTCGCCTTTCTTTAGAAGAAGGAGGCCGTCTCAAGCGGATCCAAGCAGCGCTCGGGGTGATAGCTCTCGCCGTAAACCTTCAGGAGAGCGCCGAGCGCGGCACGCTGCTGTTTGGCCTCGGTGTCACGCATCCGAGGCGGGGCCTGAGGCGCCCCAAACTGCTTCATAAAGCTGTGTCGTGAAGCGGGTGTCACCTTTTGTACCCGGAAGTCGTGCTGTGACCTCCTGGACTGTCCAAACGTTTGCGTCCGGATCGGAAAATGTGAAATACGATGCATAGCTCTTCCGATCAGGATTGGGTCCGAAAACAATCCCCTTGCCGTTCGAATGATGAAATATCCCACCAACGTCGTGGAAAGGCTCGCTGGTAGCGACGCCTCGGCATAGCAGATCGGTCCTGGCAGCCTCGATGTCGGAGACCACGAGATGCATTCCCTGAGCGGAACCGGGAGGCGCTAGTGCTATGTTTGTTCCGAACATGATCGAGCAACCGGACCCAGGCGGGCTCATCTGAACGATGCGATAGTCGTCTCCAACGGAGTGATCAATGTCGACTTGCCAGCCAATGCTCTCGTAGAATTTCCGAGCGCGGTCGGAGTCCGACACAGGTATCACGAGGAGTTCTAGGTTCATCCTTACTGGAGTGTTCTTTGGCGCGGCTTGCGTGACTTTCGTTTCAAGTTCAAGATGGTTCATGTCCGGCTCCTTAGTTTAAGTCGCCGTCGATCAGCCGGCGACGTGACGGAGGTTAAACATCATCTTGTTCCGGAACCATTGGACCATAGTGTCGCCGATACTATGGTGTGTCGGCGCCCCCTATGGCTCCCGTTTTTCGATGCTCAACTTTCCGTGGAGTCATCAAGCTCCAGTATCGCCGCTGCCTGCAACGCCGCCGGATCATTCTTGGCATGCAGATAATTGAGAAGCGAAGTCAACGACGGATCGGTCATCTCCGCAGGCATAAGTATCCCAGTGGAGTGCATTTCATCACGGCCGACAGCACCGTCGGCGTCGTGGTCCAGCCGCTGCTTCATGTCCACCTTGGGACGCCCGTTGTCATCGACGGCAACTCCAGGCATTAGGATTTGATCGAAGTTCTCAAGTTCCTGCCCGGTCAGCTTGTTGTCCCCGTTGCGATCGAACTTGGTGAACGCCTTGTTGAGCACCTGGGTAAGCGGTGAAGTGTCAGTCGCAGTCGTCATGAAATCCCCAATTCGTAACATCTACTTGTAAATCGCGCGTTTCCGGCGCGTAGGTAGCCTTTGGGGCGGCAAGCTTGAGCGTACCTGAAGAGTTTCGCTTCCCAATACTGTGCCAGGTCAGCGGACTGCATGGAATGACCCATCTCAACATCTTGCTCTGAGGATCTCCTGAAGCCGCTCCCGGCTCGGAGCTCCTGACTGGAGCCACCGAATGATGTCTCGTGCTACTGCCTCCGCTTCCTCGCTCTTTCTGTTCCAGTGTCGAGCTTCGCAGTATTCCTTCAGTACGTCTGCTGCTATCGACACCTCCTCCGGCATGAGCGGGCGAAGGCATCGCCTGTCTATTGGGCCTGGCATGATTGTATTTCCCTCGACAGGTCAAACGGGATCCTACAGAGCGGCGCTCGCTCCAGAACCGACGGAAGCAGAAGGCACCCAGACACGCGTCGGTGCCGGCCGCTCGCTGATGGAAATCAGAGCCCCAACGATCGCCACCATGGCAATTGCGATCACAACAAGCGGAAAGCCTGAGCTACGAGGTTCCTGGTCGCGATAGATCATCGTCTGCTCCCGATTTTTGGCTGTGGCTGATCCGCAGCCGCCGGCTTCGACCGAGACTATGTCGGCGGACCGTCAGGAAGGCATTTGCACCTTGGTATAGGCGATACGTTCGTATAGGCGATACCATCGTGCAGTATCGCGCCCCAGGGGCCGGTCTCAATGTTCTCGGGTACGGATCGACAACGGATCTCGATACGGAAGGCAGCGCAAACACTCTCGGAATCCGGAGCGTGAGTGCAGCCTTTACCCAGCAATCACCATTGGAGACTGGCGCAATGTCCAAAGGCGTACCCGCAAATTTCACACGCCGATCGTTAGGCAGCGTCGCACTCGCTATTACTGCGGCGGGTGTGCTCGGCGAGAAGATGGCGGAAGCCTCTCATGCGCCCACGCGTGCGGAGGTACCGCCGGCTCCTGCCGGAGCCATACTCGAAGCAAACAAGACCATCGAGGCAGGTGACCTGCTAGTTTCTTATGCCGACGTCGGACCAGCGTCCGGATCACCAGTCTTGCTACTGCACGGCTGGCCGTACGACATCAACAGCTTCGCGGAGGTCGCACCTCTCCTTGCAAGCCAAGGCCACCGCGTCATCGTGCCCTTCCTCCGAGGCTACGGCGGCACGCGTTTCCTATCAGCCGCGACGAAACGCAATGGCCAGCAGGCGGCGATTGCAGTTGATACGATCAAGCTCATGGACGCCATGGGAATCAAGCAGGCTACAATCGCTGGCTTCGACTGGGGAGCGAGGACAGCCGGCATAGTCGCCGCCCTCTGGCCGGAACGCTGTAAGGCCCTCGTATCGGTCAGCGGCTATCTGATCGGAAACCAGACCGCCGGAAAGGCCCCCCTGCCGCCGCCCGCCGAACTCCAGTGGTGGTACCAATTCTATCTCGCCACAGATCGCGGTCGCGACGGCTATGAGAAATATACGAACGACTTCGCCAAGCTCATCTGGAAGCTCGCCTCCCCAAAGTGGAAATTCGACGAAGAAACGTTCTCGCGAAGTGCCACGGCGTTCGCCAACCCAGACCATGTCGCGATTGTCGTCCATAACTATCGATGGCGTCTCGGACTGGCCGAAGGCGAGAAGCGGTTCGACGAGTTGGAAAGCAAGCTGGCAGTCGGCCCCGAAATACACGTGCCCACGATTACCATGGAAGGTGACGCCAACGAGGCACCCCACCCAGATGCAAAGACTTATGCAGCGAAGTTCAAGGCGAAATATGAGCACCGCCTCATCACAGGTGGGATCGGTCACAACCTCCCACAAGAAGCCCCGGAATCTTTCGCCCGCGCCGTGATTGATGTGGACGGCTGGGTGTAGCTCCGCATTAGCGCAGGCCCCGGCCTTTTTCAGGGAGCACGGAACATCCGACAGGTTTCACGCACGTCTGTCCGGGCTCGACGCCTGTCCAATGGTGACCCATCAAAATACACCCTATCGAATCCTTAGATGAAATCGATCAAAAAATGGCGGCTGGTGCGGCACCCGCTGGTCGTGTGATGGTGGAAGGCACTTTCAGATAGCACAGCTTTTCTGCGCGATTGGACGGCGAGGAGCGTTCGTAGCTGGAAGGATCTTTAGTAAGGCGACACCACCAGCTCAAACCCGGCAGGATCTATGATTGAAATTGGTATCGATAGTTTCGCAATGCTTTTGACCGACCCTGCCACCGGGCGATTGCAGTCAGCCATTGACCGCATGGAGAGTGTGCTTGCGGAAATAGAGCTCGCGGATCAAGTCGGGCTCGATATCTTCGGAATGGGCGAACACCATCGTGAGAACGCGCTTGATTCAGCCCCTGCTGTCATCCTTGCGGCCGCCGCCGCACGCACAAAATCCATCAGACTGACTAGTGCCGTAGCAGTCCTCAGTGCCGCCGACCCCGTGCGGCTCTTCCAGGAGTTCGCCACACTGGATCTGATATCCGGCGGAAGAGCCGAAATCGTGGTCGGTCGCGGCTCATCAGTCGAGGCCTATCCTCTGTTCGGATTCGACCTGCGGGACTACGACGCACTGTTCGCCGAGAAGCTGGACCTCTTGCTGAGGATCAGGGAGCAACCCAGTGTCAAATGGCAGGGCCGCTTTCGTCCAGCGATCAATGGCGAGGGTGTCTTTCCCCGTCCACACCAGCCCAAACTACCAATCTGGCTGGGCGTGGGTGGCACACCTGAATCGTTTGTCCGCGCGGGGACACTCGGATTACCGTTGATGGTCGCCATCATCGGCGGAAGCTTCGAGCGTTTCCTGCCCCTGGTCGATCTTTATCGTCGCGCATGGGATGCCGCCGGCCATCCCCCGAAGGACCAAATGGTCGGTGTACATGCCCTGGGCTTCGTCGGAGAAACCGACGCGGCTGCC
The window above is part of the Rhizobium sp. WYJ-E13 genome. Proteins encoded here:
- a CDS encoding ATP-binding sensor histidine kinase, with the translated sequence MVEGAGESVSGYELRPVRESEQHVLYRGIERRSRRRVLAVSAPGGRDAEHALRREHSMADRLLEHWAVRPLEFVHYQGQEVLILEDPGGMPLDLLVSQRPGRLLRVREFLEIAANLAAILSLVHERGLIHKDIKPQNVFVCEDGSVRLSGFGSSTELPSQNISPTGSQSSGTLAYMSPEHTGRVNWPVDARSDLYSLGVTLYQILAGSLPFNTDDPLELLHCHIARAPASPSTLRPEIPDVVASVIMKLLAKSPYDRYQTASGVENDLRRCLAQWETRGKISPFPLAEHDLSARLTIPTKFYGRRREVDAFQAALRGFLQNGSSRLVLIGGEPGTGKTHLVREHLSGLDVQEILIATAKYEPHLRDSPLACMVPALQSLTRMVLSTGASESEEWAKRFRHALGANAALLTHVVPDLEIALGSTSADVELPVRESRRRIQAALRDFIQLFALPKRPLVLVLDDLQWADRASLDLVEQLLLTERAGGHVLVVGTCRSRDLADDHRLMRLPTTLRGEGVDVTEIEIPALTREDLGEMISDAMKCSPSKAQQLAKTIHAKTGGNALFATRLLYSLENEGVLRADGALGRWTWDEGGVNAREHSDNVVDMMVADLAKLPRPVLDVLRWLACFSMASSSRLLAEATEMAVEEMQGLLNRCAKSGFIACFDDDYAFVHDKVRDAAYSMLPPEEKARRHERIGRILERARTLQDFDVGIFQIVDQFNRGFRTIETPADHLHIGRLNFEAGMASKAAGAYEDALTYLRRAGELLASGSGFAEPQMLFECDLALAQSEFVCGHTSDAERRLLDLHRRAPDITSRAAVACQRIDLYVFMALPDRAVKLGIEFLAEAGLDVCLPPSRDDVATAYSRVWKLLEGRMVEDLVDLPMTSSADADATLAVLNRMILSALYENPTLHQLLIILIVQFSIEHGNNAASVLGYVLFGRQLITEFGDVVAGRRFGELSLALVGKGLSTFKARVYFNYGTGISSWSEHLSVGRSYIEAALETARRNGDLLYEAYCRSNLIGNAISSGESLPAVYKMATDSLNSIAFDFKIALAFVVGQLRLVGSMMRFGGYLDGLEEMGVDVEEVEQSLIRGDHPSTVQDIYWSRRLQGHVFLGEYELAIEAARKCETILVSPWPNIEGAEFHFYSAIAYAAFLADASKEAPRFVDHRDRVREHANRLEAFAKKSPKNLMCRAALVEAEIARIEGRQIEADTLYEKAIRSAQANGFLQIEALACEVAARSYRGRGLEEIHDLYINRAKVAYRKWGANRILQRLGEYHSGDARASPLSQTLSLDTQLDVAAIVRASQAISREMRLPELIDRVMRLVIAHAGAERGLLMLLKDNVPLPVADARVVGGAIQVDTIEATVDGGLLPQTVLQYAIRTGRPVILEDACLDSVHSNDAYVRENRCRSILCMHIGGQGRYVGVLYLENNLTPGAFTKERMSVLDLLSSQAAISLENARLYRDLQRSETFLLQGQTVSNTGSFGWSEATREFFWSRELYQILEYEPDMKASPELVLTRVHPGDRPRVTKLLEQAIERGTDFDSDHRLQMMDGRVKHVQTIGRSVRNENLDFVGSIRDVTEKVANEEALREVTTNLAHVARVTTLNAMTASIAHEVNQPLSGIITNASTGMRFLSSDPPDLVGARETIKRTMRDANRASDVIARLRAMFQKQAPAIELVDLNELAKEVVSLTSSEILKAGASIATDYFDGLQLVRADRVQLQQVILNLLMNSAEALTGYDGPRNITIQTSVHVDGGVRLDVKDTGPGIDDQIIDRLFEPFFTTKANGLGVGLSICRSILASLGGQLWVDSRKGVGTSFSFHIPVLPQEASTSSGDER
- a CDS encoding glyoxalase, producing the protein MNHLELETKVTQAAPKNTPVRMNLELLVIPVSDSDRARKFYESIGWQVDIDHSVGDDYRIVQMSPPGSGCSIMFGTNIALAPPGSAQGMHLVVSDIEAARTDLLCRGVATSEPFHDVGGIFHHSNGKGIVFGPNPDRKSYASYFTFSDPDANVWTVQEVTARLPGTKGDTRFTTQLYEAVWGASGPASDA
- a CDS encoding EF-hand domain-containing protein gives rise to the protein MTTATDTSPLTQVLNKAFTKFDRNGDNKLTGQELENFDQILMPGVAVDDNGRPKVDMKQRLDHDADGAVGRDEMHSTGILMPAEMTDPSLTSLLNYLHAKNDPAALQAAAILELDDSTES
- a CDS encoding alpha/beta fold hydrolase; protein product: MSKGVPANFTRRSLGSVALAITAAGVLGEKMAEASHAPTRAEVPPAPAGAILEANKTIEAGDLLVSYADVGPASGSPVLLLHGWPYDINSFAEVAPLLASQGHRVIVPFLRGYGGTRFLSAATKRNGQQAAIAVDTIKLMDAMGIKQATIAGFDWGARTAGIVAALWPERCKALVSVSGYLIGNQTAGKAPLPPPAELQWWYQFYLATDRGRDGYEKYTNDFAKLIWKLASPKWKFDEETFSRSATAFANPDHVAIVVHNYRWRLGLAEGEKRFDELESKLAVGPEIHVPTITMEGDANEAPHPDAKTYAAKFKAKYEHRLITGGIGHNLPQEAPESFARAVIDVDGWV
- a CDS encoding LLM class flavin-dependent oxidoreductase encodes the protein MEIGIDSFAMLLTDPATGRLQSAIDRMESVLAEIELADQVGLDIFGMGEHHRENALDSAPAVILAAAAARTKSIRLTSAVAVLSAADPVRLFQEFATLDLISGGRAEIVVGRGSSVEAYPLFGFDLRDYDALFAEKLDLLLRIREQPSVKWQGRFRPAINGEGVFPRPHQPKLPIWLGVGGTPESFVRAGTLGLPLMVAIIGGSFERFLPLVDLYRRAWDAAGHPPKDQMVGVHALGFVGETDAAAREAFFPGWFQMFTDAGRERGWPPPTKAQFDHMCSPGGAFLVGSPQTVAAKILHINNTLRGVSRITFQMSTAALETEAMRRSIELLGTDVAPLVRGQG